A genomic window from Sporosarcina sp. Marseille-Q4063 includes:
- the rpsL gene encoding 30S ribosomal protein S12, giving the protein MPTINQLVRKPRKSKVAGSKSPALGKSYNSFKKSMTNVNSPQKRGVCTRVGTMTPKKPNSALRKYARVRLTNTLEVNAYIPGEGHNLQEHSVVLIRGGRVKDLPGVRYHIVRGALDTAGVTGRMQSRSMYGAKKPKAKK; this is encoded by the coding sequence ATGCCTACAATTAACCAATTAGTCCGCAAACCCCGTAAATCGAAGGTTGCAGGATCAAAATCACCGGCACTAGGAAAAAGCTATAACAGCTTCAAAAAGTCGATGACAAACGTAAACTCACCACAAAAACGAGGTGTTTGTACGCGTGTTGGAACAATGACACCGAAGAAGCCGAACTCGGCACTTCGTAAATATGCTCGTGTTCGTCTGACTAACACTTTAGAAGTTAACGCTTATATCCCAGGTGAAGGTCATAACTTGCAAGAACACAGCGTTGTACTTATTCGCGGTGGACGTGTGAAAGACTTACCGGGTGTTCGTTACCATATCGTACGTGGTGCACTTGATACAGCTGGTGTTACTGGCCGTATGCAAAGCCGCTCAATGTATGGAGCTAAAAAGCCAAAAGCTAAGAAATAA
- the fusA gene encoding elongation factor G — protein MEREFSLENTRNIGIMAHIDAGKTTTTERILYYTGRIHKLGETHEGASQMDWMEQEQERGITITSAATTAQWKGHRVNIIDTPGHVDFTVEVERSLRVLDGAVTVLDAQSGVEPQTETVWRQATNYSVPRLVFVNKMDKTGADFLYALSTLHDRLGANAHPIQLPIGAEDQFEAIIDLIEMKATFYGDDTGMDVEVRDIPEEHVATAEEYREKLIEAIAEFDEDLMEKYLNGEELTVTEIKDAIRKATLNVEFYPVVCGTAFKNKGVQLVLDAVIDYLPSPTDVIPMTGINPDNEEEVTRPADDKGPFSALAFKVMTDPYVGKLTFFRVYSGTLKSGSYVQNTSKGKRERVGRILQMHADSREEISEVHSGDIAAAVGLRDTGTGDTLCDEKAPVILESMDFPEPVISVAIEPKTKADQDKMGQALVKLQEEDPTFHAHTDEETGEVIIAGMGELHLDVLVDRMRREFNVAANVGAPQVSYRETFRQAAEVEGKFVRQSGGRGQYGHVWVEFSPNEVGAGFEFIDNIVGGSVPREYISSVEAGIRDALDNGVIAGYPLIDIKARLYDGSYHDVDSNEMAFKIAGSMALKNAASKVNPVLLEPMMKVDVIIPEEYMGDIMGDITSRRGRVEGMEARGNAQVVAAMVPLAEMFGYATSLRSNTQGRGVFSMVFDHYEEVPKSVSEEIIKKNKGE, from the coding sequence ATGGAAAGAGAGTTCTCCTTAGAGAATACTCGTAACATCGGAATCATGGCTCACATTGACGCTGGTAAAACAACGACAACTGAGCGTATCCTTTATTACACAGGCCGTATTCATAAACTTGGTGAAACGCATGAAGGTGCATCTCAAATGGACTGGATGGAGCAAGAGCAAGAGCGTGGAATTACAATCACGTCTGCTGCTACAACAGCTCAATGGAAAGGTCACCGCGTAAACATCATCGATACACCGGGACACGTAGACTTCACTGTTGAAGTTGAACGTTCATTACGCGTACTTGATGGTGCTGTGACAGTTCTTGATGCACAATCAGGTGTTGAACCACAAACTGAAACTGTTTGGAGACAAGCTACAAACTATTCAGTTCCACGCTTAGTATTCGTTAACAAGATGGACAAAACAGGTGCGGATTTCCTTTACGCATTAAGTACACTCCATGATCGTCTAGGTGCTAACGCACACCCGATCCAGTTACCGATTGGCGCGGAAGATCAATTTGAAGCAATTATTGATTTAATCGAAATGAAAGCAACTTTCTACGGTGATGACACAGGAATGGATGTTGAAGTCCGTGATATCCCTGAAGAACATGTTGCAACAGCAGAAGAATATCGTGAAAAGCTAATTGAAGCGATTGCTGAATTCGACGAAGATCTGATGGAGAAATATTTGAACGGCGAAGAGCTAACTGTAACTGAAATTAAAGATGCAATTCGTAAAGCAACACTAAACGTAGAGTTCTACCCTGTCGTTTGTGGAACTGCGTTCAAAAATAAAGGTGTTCAACTCGTTCTTGACGCAGTTATTGACTACCTTCCATCACCAACCGACGTTATTCCGATGACAGGTATTAATCCTGATAATGAAGAAGAAGTCACACGTCCTGCAGACGACAAAGGCCCATTCTCGGCACTTGCGTTTAAAGTTATGACGGATCCATATGTAGGGAAACTTACATTCTTCCGCGTTTACTCAGGGACACTAAAATCCGGTTCATATGTTCAGAACACTTCTAAAGGCAAGCGTGAGCGTGTAGGACGTATTCTACAAATGCATGCTGATTCCCGTGAAGAAATTTCTGAAGTACACTCCGGAGATATCGCTGCTGCAGTTGGACTAAGAGACACAGGTACGGGTGACACGCTATGTGACGAGAAAGCACCAGTTATTCTCGAATCTATGGATTTCCCAGAACCAGTTATCTCTGTAGCAATTGAACCAAAAACAAAAGCGGACCAAGATAAAATGGGTCAAGCTCTAGTTAAACTACAAGAAGAAGATCCAACTTTCCATGCTCATACAGATGAGGAAACTGGCGAAGTTATTATTGCAGGTATGGGTGAACTTCACCTAGACGTACTCGTAGACCGTATGCGTCGTGAGTTTAACGTTGCTGCAAACGTTGGTGCTCCACAAGTATCTTACCGTGAAACATTCCGTCAAGCTGCGGAAGTTGAAGGTAAGTTTGTTCGCCAATCAGGTGGACGTGGACAATATGGTCACGTTTGGGTTGAATTCTCACCAAACGAAGTAGGCGCAGGTTTCGAATTTATCGACAATATCGTCGGTGGATCTGTACCACGCGAATACATCAGTTCTGTTGAAGCAGGTATCCGTGACGCACTCGACAACGGGGTAATCGCAGGATATCCATTAATCGACATTAAAGCACGTCTATACGACGGTTCTTACCATGATGTTGACTCCAACGAGATGGCGTTTAAGATTGCCGGTTCTATGGCACTTAAAAACGCAGCATCAAAAGTCAACCCGGTTCTTCTCGAGCCAATGATGAAAGTTGACGTCATTATTCCAGAAGAGTACATGGGAGATATCATGGGTGATATTACATCACGTCGTGGTCGCGTAGAAGGAATGGAAGCACGCGGTAATGCGCAAGTTGTTGCTGCAATGGTTCCACTTGCTGAAATGTTCGGTTATGCAACTTCACTTCGTTCTAATACACAAGGACGTGGAGTCTTCTCAATGGTGTTTGATCACTATGAAGAAGTTCCGAAATCAGTTTCAGAAGAAATTATTAAAAAGAATAAAGGCGAATAA
- the rpsG gene encoding 30S ribosomal protein S7, with the protein MPRKGPVAKRDVLPDPIYNSKLVSRLINSMMVDGKKGTSQKILYGAFELVRERSGKDPLEVFEAALENVMPVLEVRARRVGGANYQVPVEVRPERRTTLGLRYFVNYSRQRGEKTMEERLANEILDASNNTGASVRRREELHKMAEANKAFAHYRW; encoded by the coding sequence ATGCCTCGTAAAGGTCCAGTAGCAAAGCGTGATGTACTTCCAGATCCGATTTACAATTCGAAACTGGTTTCACGTCTTATAAACTCAATGATGGTTGATGGAAAGAAAGGTACTTCACAAAAAATCCTCTATGGTGCGTTCGAACTTGTTAGAGAACGTTCAGGGAAAGATCCATTGGAAGTATTTGAAGCAGCACTAGAAAACGTTATGCCAGTACTAGAGGTTCGTGCACGCCGTGTCGGTGGAGCGAACTACCAAGTTCCAGTTGAAGTACGTCCAGAACGTCGTACAACTTTAGGTTTACGTTATTTCGTAAACTACTCCCGTCAACGCGGTGAGAAAACAATGGAAGAGCGTCTTGCAAATGAAATTCTAGACGCGTCTAACAACACAGGTGCATCCGTCAGAAGACGTGAAGAATTGCACAAAATGGCAGAAGCGAACAAAGCATTCGCTCACTACCGCTGGTAA
- a CDS encoding ribosomal L7Ae/L30e/S12e/Gadd45 family protein, whose amino-acid sequence MSYEKVAQAQKTIIGIKQTVKAIRAGKVIEVIIAQDSETRLITPVVEEAELHRIPVSYVDSREKLGESCGIEVGTAVVAITG is encoded by the coding sequence ATGTCTTATGAAAAAGTAGCCCAGGCACAGAAAACAATCATCGGTATAAAGCAAACAGTAAAAGCGATTCGTGCAGGTAAAGTTATAGAGGTCATCATCGCTCAGGATTCTGAGACGCGACTTATTACTCCAGTAGTGGAGGAAGCCGAACTGCATCGCATTCCAGTATCTTATGTTGATTCAAGGGAAAAACTTGGAGAATCATGTGGTATTGAAGTCGGTACAGCCGTCGTTGCGATTACTGGATAA
- the rpsJ gene encoding 30S ribosomal protein S10, which yields MAKQKIRIRLKAYDHSILDQSAEKIVETAKRSGASVSGPIPLPTERSVYTILRSVHVNKDSREQFEMRTHKRLIDIVNPTPQTVDALMKLDLPSGVDIEIKL from the coding sequence ATGGCAAAACAAAAGATTCGTATTCGTTTAAAAGCATATGATCACAGTATCCTTGATCAATCAGCTGAAAAGATTGTCGAAACAGCAAAACGTTCTGGTGCAAGTGTATCGGGTCCGATTCCACTACCAACAGAAAGATCTGTTTACACGATTCTACGTTCAGTACACGTTAACAAGGATTCACGTGAGCAGTTCGAAATGCGCACACATAAACGTCTTATCGATATTGTTAACCCGACACCACAAACTGTCGACGCGTTAATGAAACTCGATTTACCATCAGGCGTAGACATTGAAATCAAATTATAA
- a CDS encoding Na+/H+ antiporter family protein: MNAVLIAVVVMLLLSLVRVNVVLALVMGAIAGGLTGGLSFDETIKSFSSGLGEGANIALSYALLGGFAVAISQTGIPQLLVNGMLKIVKKDGQADRTALGKVLVVLILLAMAMFSQNLIPIHIAFIPLLVPPILHVLNMLKIDRRLIASVLTFGLTVPYMILPYGFGFLFHEILATQMELAGLTINMSDIPKAMVIPVIGLVIGLIIAIFISYRKPREYEDRKIELSEEVVEIKTRNLVFTVIALIGTLAVQIPTQSMIAGAVTGIFILYVTGALKWKEADNLINDGMKMMAFVGFVMIAANGFAAVLKETGHVILLVEHTSEMLGDNKALAALLMLIVGLIVTMGIGSSFATIPIIASIFVPLSIEFGFSTMAIIALVGTAAALGDAGSPASDSTLGPTAGLDADGQHNHIWDSCVPTFIHFSIPLLVFGWIGVMLLG; encoded by the coding sequence ATGAATGCAGTTCTTATTGCAGTAGTAGTGATGTTGTTATTAAGTTTGGTTCGAGTGAATGTGGTGCTTGCGTTAGTCATGGGCGCAATCGCGGGAGGCTTGACGGGTGGTCTTTCGTTTGATGAGACGATTAAATCCTTTTCAAGCGGACTTGGCGAAGGTGCTAATATCGCGTTGAGTTATGCGCTATTAGGTGGATTCGCCGTTGCGATTTCTCAAACTGGGATTCCGCAGCTGCTTGTCAATGGCATGTTGAAAATCGTCAAAAAAGACGGACAAGCAGATCGTACAGCTCTTGGGAAAGTATTAGTTGTCTTAATCCTGCTTGCGATGGCGATGTTCTCGCAAAACCTGATTCCGATTCATATCGCATTCATTCCACTATTAGTTCCGCCAATTTTGCACGTTTTAAATATGTTGAAAATCGATCGTCGTTTAATTGCTTCTGTATTGACGTTCGGGTTGACTGTGCCGTATATGATTTTACCGTATGGTTTCGGATTCCTATTCCATGAAATATTGGCAACCCAAATGGAACTTGCTGGTCTAACGATTAATATGTCAGATATTCCAAAAGCAATGGTTATTCCTGTGATAGGGCTCGTTATCGGCTTGATAATTGCGATTTTCATTTCATACCGAAAACCGAGAGAATATGAAGATCGCAAAATCGAGTTATCCGAAGAAGTTGTCGAAATTAAAACTCGCAATCTAGTATTTACTGTCATTGCCTTAATCGGGACGTTGGCTGTACAAATACCGACACAATCCATGATTGCGGGCGCTGTCACTGGGATCTTTATTTTATACGTTACAGGCGCCTTGAAGTGGAAGGAAGCAGATAATCTAATAAACGACGGCATGAAAATGATGGCATTTGTAGGATTCGTTATGATTGCTGCGAATGGATTTGCTGCTGTCCTTAAAGAAACAGGTCATGTTATTTTACTTGTAGAACACACAAGCGAAATGTTAGGCGATAATAAAGCGTTGGCTGCACTCTTAATGCTGATTGTCGGTTTGATTGTGACAATGGGTATTGGTTCATCATTCGCCACGATTCCTATTATTGCGTCCATCTTCGTGCCATTAAGTATCGAGTTCGGTTTTAGTACGATGGCGATCATCGCATTGGTAGGGACGGCTGCAGCGCTTGGGGATGCCGGTTCTCCAGCTTCTGACTCTACATTAGGGCCAACAGCTGGGCTGGATGCAGACGGACAACACAACCATATATGGGACTCTTGTGTTCCGACTTTTATTCACTTCAGTATTCCGCTATTAGTATTCGGTTGGATTGGTGTTATGTTGCTGGGTTAA
- the tuf gene encoding elongation factor Tu produces MGKEKFDRSKTHANIGTIGHVDHGKTTLTAAIATVLAKRLGGTAQSYDQVDNAPEEKERGITINTSHIEYETENRHYAHVDCPGHADYVKNMITGAAQMDGGILVVSAADGPMPQTREHILLSRNVGVPYLVVFMNKCDMVDDEELLELVEMEIRDLLSEYDFPGDDIPVIQGSALKALEGDEGYEDKIMELMAAVDEYIPTPPRQTDKPFMMPVEDVFSITGRGTVATGRVERGQVKVGETVDIIGIVDEAKSTTVTGVEMFRKLLDYAEAGDNIGALLRGVAREDIQRGQVLAKPGSIVPHTNFTSEVYVLSKEEGGRHTPFFSNYRPQFYFRTTDVTGVIELPEGVEMVMPGDNVEMKIELISPIALEEGTRFSIREGGRTVGSGVVASIQK; encoded by the coding sequence ATGGGTAAAGAAAAATTCGATCGTTCCAAGACGCATGCGAACATTGGAACAATTGGTCACGTTGACCATGGTAAAACAACACTAACAGCTGCAATCGCAACAGTTCTTGCGAAAAGACTAGGTGGGACAGCTCAGTCATACGACCAAGTTGATAACGCACCAGAAGAAAAAGAGCGTGGAATCACGATTAACACGTCTCACATCGAGTACGAAACTGAAAACCGTCACTACGCGCACGTTGACTGCCCAGGTCACGCGGACTACGTTAAGAACATGATTACTGGAGCAGCACAAATGGACGGCGGAATCCTAGTTGTATCTGCAGCTGACGGCCCAATGCCACAAACACGTGAGCACATCCTACTTTCACGTAACGTAGGTGTTCCTTACTTAGTCGTATTCATGAACAAATGTGACATGGTTGACGACGAAGAACTTCTTGAGCTAGTTGAAATGGAGATCCGTGATCTTCTTTCTGAGTATGACTTCCCTGGCGATGACATTCCTGTTATCCAAGGTTCAGCGCTTAAAGCACTAGAAGGCGACGAAGGCTACGAAGATAAAATTATGGAACTTATGGCTGCTGTTGATGAGTACATCCCAACACCACCACGTCAAACTGACAAACCATTCATGATGCCTGTTGAGGACGTGTTCTCAATTACAGGTCGTGGTACAGTTGCAACTGGACGTGTTGAGCGTGGACAAGTTAAAGTAGGCGAAACTGTTGATATCATCGGTATCGTTGACGAAGCTAAATCTACTACTGTTACAGGTGTAGAAATGTTCCGTAAACTTCTTGACTATGCAGAAGCTGGTGACAACATTGGAGCACTTCTACGTGGAGTAGCGCGTGAAGATATCCAACGTGGTCAAGTACTTGCTAAACCAGGTTCAATCGTTCCACACACAAACTTCACTTCTGAAGTTTATGTTCTATCAAAAGAAGAGGGTGGCCGTCACACGCCGTTCTTCTCAAACTACCGTCCTCAGTTCTACTTCCGTACAACTGACGTAACAGGTGTAATCGAACTTCCTGAAGGCGTAGAAATGGTTATGCCTGGCGATAACGTAGAAATGAAGATCGAACTTATTTCTCCAATCGCTCTTGAAGAAGGTACGCGTTTCTCTATCCGTGAGGGTGGACGTACTGTTGGATCAGGCGTAGTTGCTTCAATCCAAAAATAA
- the rpoC gene encoding DNA-directed RNA polymerase subunit beta', producing the protein MVDVNNFEYMKIGLASSDKIRSWSYGEVKKPETINYRTLRPEKEGLFCERIFGPTKDWECHCGKYKRVRYKGVVCDRCGVEVTRQKVRRERMGHIELAAQVTHIWYFKGIPSRMGLILDMTPRALEEIIYFASYVVVEPADTPLERKQLLSEREYRAYRQKYGNKFEALMGAEAIERLLRAIDLDQETESLKEELKTVQGQRRTRAIRRLDVVESFRNSGNKPEWMVLEVLPVIPPELRPMVQLDGGRFATSDLNDLYRRVINRNNRLKRLLDLGAPGIIVQNEKRMLQEAVDALVDNGRRGRPVTGPGNRPLKSLSHMLKGKQGRFRQNLLGKRVDYSGRSVIVVGPELKMYQCGLPKEMAIELFKPFVMKELVERGLAHNIKSAKRKIERLHSEVWDVLEEVIKEHPVLLNRAPTLHRLGIQAFEPVLVEGRAITLHPLVCTAYNADFDGDQMAVHVPLSAEAQAEARLLMLSAQNILNPKDGKPVVTPSQDMVLGNYYLTLERTGATGEGLVFRDTDEVMIAYTNGYVHLHTRIAVQAGSLKNPTFTEENNAKLLLTTVGKVIFNEILPESFPYINEPTDFNLQIQTPDKYFISGTENVKEHFENTELVGPFKKNILGNIIAEIFKRFHITETSKMLDRMKDLGFKYSTRAGITIGMSDIIVLPDKDEILAETQSKVDNVLKQFRRGLITDEERYDRVIAYWSAARDDIQVRLMESLDNLNPIFMMSDSGARGNVSNFTQLAGMRGLMANPAGRIIELPIKSSFREGLTVLEYFISTHGARKGLADTALKTADSGYLTRRLVDVAQDVIVREDECGTDRGLEIGALMEGAEVIERLDERIFGRYTKKTIYHPETGAVILGRNELITEDTARIITDLGIETITIRSAFTCDTKHGVCKKCYGINLATGEQVEVGEAVGIIAAQSIGEPGTQLTMRTFHTGGVAGDDITQGLPRIQEIFEARNPKGKAVISEINGTVTEIDEIREGQHEVTIEGSVETRKYLGPYNARFTVKVGDVIERGQPLTEGSIDPKELIVVKDVATVQEYLLKEVQKVYRMQGVEIGDKHVEVMVRQMLRKVNIIEAGNTDLLPGSLVDIHQFAEANNKMFELGKVPATCRPVILGITKASLETESFLSAASFQETTRVLTDAAIRGKSDELLGLKENVIIGKLVPAGTGMQRYRQIEMNHEPLEGIDEKATAE; encoded by the coding sequence TTGGTAGATGTAAACAACTTTGAGTATATGAAAATAGGCCTCGCTTCATCGGATAAAATCCGTTCGTGGTCTTATGGTGAGGTCAAAAAGCCAGAAACAATTAACTACCGTACATTGAGACCGGAAAAAGAAGGTCTGTTTTGTGAACGTATTTTTGGTCCTACGAAAGATTGGGAATGTCACTGTGGAAAGTATAAACGCGTTCGTTATAAAGGCGTCGTTTGTGATCGCTGTGGAGTAGAAGTAACACGTCAAAAAGTACGTCGCGAACGTATGGGCCACATCGAACTTGCGGCTCAAGTCACGCATATATGGTACTTTAAAGGAATTCCAAGTCGTATGGGTCTTATTCTTGATATGACACCGCGCGCCTTGGAAGAAATCATTTATTTCGCTTCCTACGTTGTTGTTGAACCTGCAGATACGCCACTTGAAAGAAAGCAATTGCTTTCTGAAAGAGAATATCGTGCATATCGACAAAAATACGGAAATAAATTCGAAGCGCTAATGGGTGCGGAAGCAATTGAACGCCTCCTTAGAGCAATCGATTTAGATCAAGAAACAGAATCGTTAAAAGAAGAACTGAAAACTGTTCAAGGACAACGACGCACACGTGCAATTAGACGCCTGGATGTTGTTGAATCATTCCGTAACTCTGGCAATAAACCAGAATGGATGGTTCTTGAGGTTCTGCCAGTTATTCCACCTGAATTACGCCCAATGGTACAACTTGACGGCGGTCGTTTCGCGACTTCCGATTTGAATGACTTGTATCGCCGGGTTATTAACCGGAATAACCGTCTGAAAAGACTTCTTGATCTTGGCGCGCCTGGAATTATCGTTCAAAACGAAAAACGTATGCTTCAAGAAGCTGTTGACGCGCTAGTTGATAACGGTCGTCGAGGTCGCCCGGTTACTGGACCAGGAAACCGCCCATTGAAATCACTTTCACATATGTTGAAAGGTAAACAAGGTCGATTCCGTCAAAACTTACTTGGTAAACGTGTTGACTATTCAGGACGATCTGTAATCGTTGTTGGACCCGAGTTGAAAATGTATCAGTGCGGTTTGCCGAAAGAAATGGCCATCGAATTGTTTAAACCTTTTGTTATGAAAGAGCTCGTTGAACGTGGTCTAGCTCATAACATTAAGAGTGCTAAACGTAAAATCGAACGCCTTCATTCGGAAGTTTGGGACGTTCTAGAAGAAGTTATTAAAGAACACCCAGTGCTGTTAAACCGAGCACCTACACTTCACCGACTTGGTATCCAAGCATTTGAACCGGTACTAGTAGAAGGTCGTGCGATCACACTTCACCCACTTGTATGTACTGCATACAACGCGGATTTTGATGGTGACCAAATGGCTGTTCACGTACCTTTATCCGCTGAAGCGCAAGCAGAAGCTCGTCTTCTAATGCTTTCAGCACAAAACATTTTGAACCCGAAAGACGGGAAGCCGGTTGTTACCCCATCCCAGGATATGGTTTTAGGAAACTATTACTTGACATTGGAACGTACGGGGGCAACAGGTGAAGGCCTAGTTTTCCGTGATACGGATGAAGTGATGATCGCTTATACAAACGGTTATGTTCATCTTCATACACGTATCGCTGTTCAAGCTGGTTCACTCAAAAACCCGACATTTACTGAAGAAAACAATGCAAAGCTTTTACTAACAACTGTTGGTAAAGTTATTTTCAACGAAATCTTGCCGGAATCATTCCCGTACATCAATGAACCGACTGATTTCAATTTGCAAATCCAAACGCCAGATAAGTACTTCATTTCAGGAACTGAAAATGTGAAAGAGCATTTTGAAAACACTGAACTTGTTGGACCGTTCAAAAAGAATATTCTTGGTAATATCATTGCTGAAATCTTTAAACGTTTCCACATTACAGAGACTTCTAAAATGCTTGACCGGATGAAGGATCTCGGCTTTAAATACTCAACTCGTGCTGGAATAACAATCGGTATGTCCGATATTATCGTGCTTCCAGACAAAGATGAAATTCTTGCAGAAACACAAAGTAAAGTCGACAACGTATTAAAGCAGTTCCGTCGTGGTCTAATCACAGATGAGGAACGTTACGACCGCGTTATCGCTTACTGGAGTGCTGCTAGGGATGACATTCAAGTTAGACTTATGGAATCATTGGACAATCTGAACCCAATCTTTATGATGAGTGATTCAGGTGCTCGTGGTAACGTATCTAACTTTACGCAACTTGCAGGAATGCGAGGATTGATGGCAAACCCGGCTGGACGTATTATCGAACTTCCGATTAAGTCATCATTCCGAGAGGGCCTAACTGTTCTTGAGTACTTTATTTCTACACACGGTGCCCGTAAAGGACTTGCAGATACGGCGCTTAAGACTGCTGACTCAGGTTACCTAACTCGTCGACTCGTTGACGTTGCACAAGACGTCATTGTCAGAGAAGACGAATGCGGTACGGATCGTGGATTGGAAATCGGTGCGCTTATGGAAGGTGCAGAAGTCATCGAAAGACTCGATGAGCGTATTTTCGGACGTTATACGAAGAAAACAATTTACCACCCTGAAACTGGTGCCGTAATACTTGGCAGAAATGAATTGATAACAGAAGATACAGCTCGTATTATTACGGACTTGGGTATTGAAACTATTACGATTCGTTCAGCATTTACATGTGATACGAAACACGGCGTATGTAAGAAGTGTTACGGAATTAACCTCGCAACAGGTGAACAAGTCGAAGTTGGTGAAGCAGTTGGAATCATCGCTGCACAATCAATCGGAGAACCAGGTACACAGCTTACAATGCGTACGTTCCATACAGGTGGAGTTGCAGGAGACGATATTACACAAGGTCTTCCACGTATTCAAGAAATTTTCGAGGCGCGTAATCCGAAAGGTAAAGCCGTTATCTCGGAAATCAACGGAACCGTTACAGAAATCGATGAAATCCGTGAAGGTCAGCATGAAGTTACAATCGAAGGTAGCGTGGAAACGCGTAAATACCTTGGACCATACAACGCGCGCTTCACAGTTAAAGTCGGCGATGTAATTGAACGCGGCCAACCGCTAACAGAAGGTTCAATTGATCCGAAAGAACTCATCGTTGTAAAAGACGTTGCGACAGTTCAAGAATATCTATTGAAAGAAGTTCAAAAAGTATACCGTATGCAAGGTGTTGAAATCGGTGATAAGCACGTCGAAGTAATGGTTCGCCAAATGCTTCGTAAAGTGAATATTATCGAGGCAGGGAACACAGATCTGCTACCAGGATCCCTTGTCGACATTCATCAGTTTGCAGAAGCGAATAATAAAATGTTCGAACTCGGCAAAGTTCCAGCAACTTGTCGCCCGGTTATTCTCGGTATTACAAAAGCGTCACTTGAAACAGAATCCTTCTTGTCAGCCGCGTCGTTCCAGGAAACAACTCGTGTCCTGACTGATGCAGCAATTAGAGGGAAATCAGATGAATTACTCGGTCTGAAAGAGAACGTCATTATCGGTAAACTTGTACCAGCAGGAACCGGAATGCAACGTTATCGCCAGATTGAGATGAATCATGAACCATTAGAAGGCATAGACGAAAAAGCTACAGCTGAGTAA
- the rplC gene encoding 50S ribosomal protein L3 encodes MTKGILGKKIGMTQIFAENGDLIPVTVIEATPNIVLQKKSAETDGYEAIQLGFNDKRDKLSNKPEKGHVAKADTTPKRFIREFRGLDVNAHEVGQEVKVDTFAEGDIVDVVGTSKGKGFQGVIKRHGYSIGSMSHGSRFHRSPGSIGSVDAQRVFKGKKLPGRMGNQTVTIQNLEIVRVDAERNLLLIKGNVPGSRKSLIQVKSAIKGN; translated from the coding sequence ATGACCAAAGGAATCTTAGGGAAAAAAATCGGCATGACGCAAATTTTTGCTGAAAACGGTGATCTAATCCCAGTAACAGTGATTGAAGCTACTCCAAACATCGTTCTTCAAAAGAAGAGTGCAGAAACGGACGGCTATGAAGCAATCCAACTAGGATTTAATGACAAGAGAGACAAGCTATCGAACAAACCTGAAAAGGGACACGTTGCGAAAGCTGATACAACGCCTAAGCGCTTCATCCGCGAATTCCGTGGTTTGGACGTTAACGCACACGAGGTTGGTCAGGAAGTCAAAGTCGATACTTTCGCAGAAGGCGATATCGTCGACGTAGTAGGTACATCAAAAGGTAAAGGGTTCCAGGGTGTTATTAAACGCCACGGTTACTCAATCGGTTCTATGTCTCATGGATCACGTTTCCACCGTTCACCAGGTTCAATCGGATCTGTAGACGCTCAACGTGTCTTCAAAGGTAAGAAGCTTCCAGGACGCATGGGAAATCAAACAGTAACGATTCAAAACCTTGAAATTGTAAGAGTTGACGCTGAGCGTAACTTGCTACTTATAAAAGGTAATGTTCCAGGATCACGTAAATCACTTATCCAAGTGAAAAGCGCGATTAAAGGGAACTAA